GCTTCGATGTTCCCTAGGCCTCTCCAGGAGGCCAAGCTGGGTTCAAAATACCGCTCAATAAGGGCCTGGGCCCGCGGGTTACCTTGCTCCCGTACCAGCCGGGAATAACCATTTAAAACCTGGGGACGACCTTCGGCTATCAGCCTAAGCAGTTTAGCCAGGGATAGAAGTATGTCCACCAGTTCAAATCCCGCCACCACCGCCGGAACTCCAAACTCAGTCCCGATAAACCTGAAGGCATTGCTGCCGATTACGGTAGAGACATGTCCAGGCAAAAGATAGCCGTCCACCATCACCTCTTTGTCCGTTAGCAAGGCCCGCATTACCGGAGGGACCAATTTATGCAAAGAAAAGATATAGAAGTTGCCAAGCTGCAAAGCTTGAGCTTTTTCTATAGCCAGGCCAATGGCGGGAACAGTAGTCTCGAATCCAACCGCTAGGAATACCACCTGGGTCTCAGGATGGCAATGGGCAAAGTCTACCGCACTTTCGGGCGAATAGAAAACCTCTACCCGTCCTCCCCAGCCTCGAACCTCCTCCAGGCTGCCGTGGCTTCCCGGAACTCGCATCATATCCC
This Clostridia bacterium DNA region includes the following protein-coding sequences:
- the hypD gene encoding hydrogenase formation protein HypD, which produces MTKVLASYRDPELGKKILAQVEQWADRACHRLGRWPVIMEVCGTHTVTISRLGLRSLLREKVILKSGPGCPVCVTDYGDIDRAIALARLPGVTIATFGDMMRVPGSHGSLEEVRGWGGRVEVFYSPESAVDFAHCHPETQVVFLAVGFETTVPAIGLAIEKAQALQLGNFYIFSLHKLVPPVMRALLTDKEVMVDGYLLPGHVSTVIGSNAFRFIGTEFGVPAVVAGFELVDILLSLAKLLRLIAEGRPQVLNGYSRLVREQGNPRAQALIERYFEPSLASWRGLGNIEASGLKLRLAYRELDAGLHFPLEVPTPRIPAGCACGEVLKGKVFPQQCQLFGRACRPERPVGPCMVSSEGACAAYYQYEAQGAGDQWEGADE